In Candidatus Saccharimonadales bacterium, one genomic interval encodes:
- a CDS encoding DUF5663 domain-containing protein has protein sequence MAIQIDDNFMSDLGLANASDDQKQALMTQILQTLEMRVGTRLAEELSDEQIDEFERLAPAEDDAPEVVEQKQTQMTEWLKANHPNHEAVIAEELDTLKGELATSLRDVFDTEAH, from the coding sequence ATGGCAATACAAATCGACGATAACTTCATGAGCGACTTAGGGCTTGCAAACGCATCCGACGATCAAAAGCAGGCACTCATGACACAGATTCTTCAAACACTTGAAATGCGAGTAGGTACTCGACTTGCAGAAGAATTGAGCGATGAACAAATTGATGAGTTTGAACGACTCGCTCCAGCGGAAGACGATGCGCCTGAGGTTGTGGAACAAAAGCAGACTCAGATGACTGAATGGCTTAAGGCGAATCATCCCAATCATGAGGCTGTGATTGCTGAGGAGCTCGATACTCTAAAGGGTGAGCTTGCTACAAGTCTTCGGGATGTCTTTGACACAGAAGCGCACTAG
- a CDS encoding DUF3152 domain-containing protein: MCVMCSVKYTAAGLAVLVTSSGIPVMGNLASAQVDSEQVSSQLSELQETPKILASMKAPTPKEPGWLVQQNAAEAAARAVASNKPVTKTVTYDVTTKGIITANLAEFKNQTNATLNDSRGWARMGVAFKEVASGGMFTLVLAEASQLPSFSPGCSPDYSCRAGRYVIINQDRWIGATPSWNQAGGSLRDYRHMVVNHETGHWLGHDHESCGGVGQAAPVMQQQSISLNGCQFNPWPLANELWSSQLGINRR; encoded by the coding sequence ATGTGCGTTATGTGTTCGGTAAAGTATACGGCGGCTGGCTTGGCGGTGCTAGTTACGAGTAGTGGAATCCCTGTGATGGGAAATCTCGCAAGCGCTCAAGTTGACAGCGAGCAAGTTTCTTCTCAGCTATCCGAACTTCAGGAGACACCTAAGATATTGGCCTCAATGAAAGCACCAACACCTAAAGAGCCGGGATGGCTTGTCCAGCAAAATGCTGCCGAAGCGGCAGCGCGAGCAGTGGCCAGTAATAAGCCTGTAACAAAGACAGTCACCTATGATGTTACAACTAAAGGGATAATAACTGCTAATTTAGCCGAATTTAAAAATCAAACCAATGCTACCCTCAATGACTCACGTGGGTGGGCTCGCATGGGAGTAGCGTTTAAAGAAGTAGCAAGCGGGGGTATGTTTACGCTGGTGCTTGCTGAGGCGAGTCAATTGCCTTCGTTTTCTCCTGGTTGTAGCCCGGATTATAGCTGTCGTGCCGGCCGATACGTTATTATTAATCAGGATAGATGGATTGGTGCAACTCCTTCTTGGAATCAAGCAGGCGGATCTCTAAGAGATTATCGGCACATGGTTGTGAATCATGAAACGGGTCATTGGTTGGGCCATGATCATGAGTCTTGCGGAGGTGTAGGGCAGGCAGCACCTGTAATGCAACAGCAGTCAATCAGCTTGAACGGGTGCCAGTTTAATCCATGGCCTCTTGCAAATGAGCTTTGGTCATCACAGTTGGGGATTAACAGAAGATGA
- a CDS encoding DUF5663 domain-containing protein, with protein sequence MFQLDDTFLSDVGLASLPDDQKQPFLQHVYDELELRVGTRLSDGMSDAQLQEFESIIDRKMEIVDSWLTQNFPSYQADPAFARLQEVTKLSSEDPALRSEFAATKWLEKNRPNYRDVVAQVLDELKREIASSRDSILGSQAV encoded by the coding sequence ATGTTTCAGTTAGACGATACGTTTCTCAGTGATGTAGGTTTGGCAAGTTTGCCGGACGATCAAAAGCAGCCTTTTTTGCAACATGTTTATGACGAGCTTGAGCTCCGCGTGGGTACGCGTCTTAGCGACGGTATGAGTGACGCTCAACTCCAAGAGTTCGAGTCGATTATAGACAGGAAAATGGAGATCGTTGACTCATGGCTTACGCAGAATTTTCCAAGTTATCAGGCTGATCCCGCATTTGCCCGTCTTCAAGAAGTAACTAAGCTTTCTTCCGAAGATCCTGCGCTTCGTTCGGAGTTCGCGGCAACTAAGTGGCTGGAAAAGAACAGGCCTAATTATCGTGACGTGGTCGCACAGGTGCTCGACGAACTTAAGCGAGAAATCGCTTCAAGCCGTGATAGCATCTTGGGCTCTCAGGCAGTATAG
- a CDS encoding ROK family protein encodes MIVAVDTGGTKTLVASFDTHGQVQETIRFATPKSQKEYVELLTSTLKKNYGKSDVDALVIALPGIVKEGVAIWCNNLKWKNFDAYSAFSGVLEGVPVYIENDANLAGLAEARTLDPIPVSVLYVTISTGIGTGIITNGKIDPGLRLSEGGRTMVEFDGVIREWETFASGKAIHNTYGKYARDITDGRTWYQIANRISRGFLAMIPVIQPEVVVIGGSVGTFFSHFGPQLEGILQEKLPPHIPCPRFIEATHPDQAVIYGGYYYGVDALSH; translated from the coding sequence ATGATAGTGGCGGTAGATACAGGGGGTACGAAGACGCTTGTTGCAAGCTTTGATACCCATGGTCAGGTGCAAGAAACCATACGGTTCGCAACTCCTAAGTCTCAAAAAGAATACGTCGAGCTGCTGACTTCTACGCTTAAGAAAAACTACGGCAAATCTGATGTCGACGCGCTTGTTATTGCGCTTCCGGGAATCGTGAAGGAAGGTGTTGCTATATGGTGCAACAACCTTAAGTGGAAAAACTTTGATGCATACAGCGCTTTTTCCGGAGTACTCGAGGGAGTGCCTGTCTATATCGAAAATGACGCGAATCTTGCTGGTCTCGCTGAAGCTCGGACGCTTGATCCCATTCCTGTATCTGTTTTGTATGTCACGATCAGTACAGGAATTGGCACGGGCATAATAACAAACGGTAAGATTGACCCTGGTCTTCGCTTAAGCGAAGGAGGGCGCACTATGGTAGAGTTTGATGGAGTTATACGCGAATGGGAAACCTTTGCCTCTGGGAAAGCCATCCACAATACATATGGCAAATATGCGCGTGACATTACAGACGGACGTACTTGGTACCAGATTGCCAACCGTATCAGCCGCGGCTTTCTCGCTATGATACCTGTCATTCAGCCGGAGGTTGTTGTGATTGGCGGAAGCGTAGGGACTTTTTTCTCTCACTTTGGGCCTCAGTTGGAAGGAATATTGCAAGAGAAGTTACCTCCGCATATCCCCTGCCCTCGTTTTATTGAGGCAACCCACCCAGATCAAGCCGTTATTTACGGAGGTTATTACTATGGGGTCGATGCACTCTCTCATTAA
- a CDS encoding M14 family metallopeptidase, which yields MSVKAEGRVRLGGISLISTSICFTAAQAPKEGQEKLAVSPFGGVFAKKTFNLSVPSPPKASVEVLSKPLPVTKSLSLPLSSIDGVFSYALKVGDKTTGCPVEDKGIVCDVAKLGLAQGVSYDMTLSRSFKGKDMDTLAKHSIQTLPATRLINSSIQPGEVVFAKPKTIDLVFDKRLVRYDVKLYKKIADKKEEITTQSKLSDKGVTLILSQDLPRESIYELELNSIEAIDGSGLEDSVIVPFTTSGGPKVVSISAKKTGTPVGSTVTITFDQPISGPQDTSKAMKLSGGAAYAGKNANQVFVSLKDTPKCGDYSIEFTNSLLSSYDITGGSSWSFLGRTLCHTIGTIGYSVAGRAINAYYFGNGPKTIVYTGAIHGNEVGTKYLMDRWVQDLEANARSIPADKSVIVIPQLNPDGVAAGTRTNRRNVDLNRNFAVSDWQKDITDVNNKPFPGGGGEAPMSEPEVKAIASLVSRTRPIFVMSFHSIGGVLAANQAGDSSSRATTYSQMSGYRNTTGRTAETFDYSITGTADDWYAEKLGISSVLVELSSHTSAQFDRNQKALWRMLTM from the coding sequence ATGAGTGTGAAAGCAGAAGGCCGCGTAAGGCTTGGGGGTATCTCACTTATCTCAACCTCCATTTGCTTTACGGCAGCTCAAGCGCCAAAAGAAGGCCAAGAGAAGCTGGCAGTATCTCCATTTGGTGGCGTTTTTGCGAAAAAAACTTTCAATCTCTCTGTGCCATCCCCGCCAAAAGCAAGTGTTGAAGTGCTTTCAAAACCTCTTCCCGTCACAAAAAGTCTTTCATTGCCTCTTAGCAGTATAGATGGAGTCTTCTCCTATGCTTTAAAAGTTGGTGATAAAACAACAGGATGTCCAGTAGAAGACAAAGGAATTGTTTGTGATGTAGCCAAGCTTGGTCTCGCGCAGGGAGTCTCTTACGACATGACACTAAGTCGCTCCTTCAAGGGTAAAGATATGGATACTCTGGCCAAGCATTCTATACAAACGCTACCCGCTACTCGACTTATAAATAGTTCTATCCAGCCCGGTGAAGTTGTTTTTGCGAAGCCAAAAACTATTGATCTGGTTTTCGACAAGAGGCTCGTAAGGTATGATGTAAAGCTGTATAAAAAAATCGCAGATAAAAAAGAGGAGATTACCACACAAAGTAAGCTCAGCGATAAAGGTGTGACCCTCATACTTTCGCAAGATCTGCCCAGGGAATCTATATATGAATTAGAGCTTAATTCGATTGAAGCCATCGATGGCAGCGGGCTAGAGGACTCCGTTATTGTACCATTTACTACTTCCGGTGGTCCAAAAGTGGTTAGTATAAGTGCCAAGAAGACAGGTACCCCTGTAGGTTCTACAGTGACAATTACATTTGATCAGCCTATTTCGGGCCCTCAAGATACATCTAAGGCAATGAAACTAAGCGGAGGAGCTGCCTACGCGGGAAAGAACGCAAACCAGGTCTTTGTTTCGCTAAAAGATACGCCAAAGTGTGGCGACTACAGTATAGAATTCACAAACTCACTGCTCAGTAGTTACGACATTACAGGGGGCTCTTCCTGGAGTTTTCTAGGGAGGACTCTTTGCCATACCATAGGCACTATAGGGTATTCCGTGGCTGGGCGAGCCATCAACGCATATTATTTTGGTAACGGCCCGAAAACCATTGTATATACGGGGGCGATCCATGGAAATGAGGTCGGTACTAAGTATTTAATGGACCGCTGGGTGCAAGACTTAGAGGCAAATGCCCGTTCTATCCCCGCTGATAAATCAGTTATCGTGATTCCTCAGCTTAATCCGGACGGTGTCGCTGCGGGTACACGAACAAATCGCCGTAACGTGGATCTAAACCGTAATTTTGCAGTGAGTGACTGGCAGAAGGATATAACGGATGTAAATAACAAACCATTCCCAGGAGGAGGTGGTGAAGCACCCATGTCTGAGCCTGAAGTAAAAGCTATCGCATCTCTGGTTAGCCGCACTCGTCCAATATTTGTGATGTCGTTTCATAGTATCGGCGGTGTTTTAGCGGCGAATCAAGCAGGTGATTCTTCCTCAAGGGCAACCACCTACTCGCAGATGAGTGGGTATCGTAATACGACGGGCCGGACCGCTGAAACATTCGACTACTCAATTACCGGAACAGCAGACGATTGGTATGCGGAAAAACTCGGTATCTCAAGCGTACTCGTAGAATTAAGCAGCCACACCTCAGCTCAATTCGATCGTAATCAAAAAGCCTTGTGGCGTATGCTTACCATGTAG
- the infB gene encoding translation initiation factor IF-2 has protein sequence MSQEKVLVIADSVTVGELAEALNLPITTLIGELFKNGIVATINQRIDFETATIIVEELGLDVQLQRKESASGVERKKHELSDKAVDRPPIVAVMGHVDHGKTSLLDAVLHTKAVEGEAGGITQHISAYQTERKGRSITLLDTPGHEAFAALRQHGATLTDVVIIVVAADDGVKPQTVEAIRFAQNANAKIVVAINKIDKDTANPQLVKTQLATEYGLNPEEWGGDIVMVEVSAKTGQNIDKLLDMVLLVADLEELKADVHVPAEGLVIEAHMETGRGAVVGLLVEQGELKPGHFLVAGTAYGKVRTLNDFAGKTIRVAGPSTPVTVTGFKELPQFGDTFSIVKNEKDARHQAEKTRQERERERASTNVTGADLLKMMNQQHDAKDFNVIIKADVQGSLTSVIDSLKLVETNGEITLRIVGSGVGNISENDIRLAANEETIIYGFNVELPPAVKRLAMRDKVQVRLYKVIYELLDDAKTSMENLLAPEVVETEVGQLTVKGVFRTLKDVVIAGGEVTKGKVTANVLARVKRNGEQVAEVEVTSVQRQQQEAKEVFEGEMCGLSLETDKKILLEVGDTLEFFTRELVKRTLQ, from the coding sequence ATGAGCCAAGAAAAGGTACTTGTTATCGCCGACTCGGTAACGGTAGGTGAGTTGGCCGAAGCCCTTAATCTGCCTATCACAACGCTTATTGGGGAGCTTTTTAAGAACGGAATCGTTGCGACGATCAACCAACGAATTGATTTTGAAACAGCCACCATTATTGTCGAAGAGCTGGGGTTAGACGTCCAGCTCCAGCGTAAAGAGTCTGCTAGTGGTGTTGAGCGTAAAAAACATGAGCTTTCAGACAAAGCAGTTGACCGGCCGCCGATTGTTGCCGTAATGGGCCACGTTGATCACGGAAAGACCAGCCTTCTTGACGCCGTCCTTCACACAAAAGCAGTTGAAGGAGAAGCGGGCGGTATCACTCAGCACATCAGTGCATACCAAACAGAGCGCAAAGGCCGTTCCATAACCCTTCTTGACACACCAGGCCACGAAGCCTTCGCCGCACTTCGTCAGCATGGTGCTACGCTTACGGACGTCGTTATTATTGTTGTCGCCGCCGACGATGGAGTGAAGCCGCAAACCGTAGAAGCGATCCGTTTTGCTCAGAATGCAAATGCGAAAATCGTTGTCGCAATCAACAAAATTGATAAAGATACCGCCAATCCACAGCTCGTAAAAACCCAACTTGCTACCGAATATGGTCTTAACCCTGAGGAATGGGGTGGAGATATAGTAATGGTAGAGGTAAGTGCCAAAACCGGTCAAAATATCGACAAGCTTCTTGATATGGTTCTCCTTGTTGCTGACCTTGAAGAGCTCAAGGCGGATGTCCATGTGCCTGCCGAAGGGCTTGTCATAGAGGCACACATGGAAACAGGTCGCGGTGCCGTTGTTGGGCTCCTTGTCGAGCAGGGCGAGCTCAAACCAGGGCACTTCCTGGTTGCAGGTACGGCATACGGTAAGGTCCGTACACTTAATGACTTTGCCGGTAAAACTATCCGCGTCGCCGGCCCTTCAACACCAGTAACAGTCACTGGTTTCAAGGAGCTTCCTCAGTTTGGCGACACGTTCTCAATCGTAAAGAACGAAAAAGATGCTCGTCATCAAGCTGAAAAAACACGGCAAGAACGCGAGCGAGAGCGAGCGAGCACGAATGTTACCGGAGCAGACCTCCTCAAAATGATGAACCAGCAACATGATGCTAAAGACTTCAATGTTATTATAAAAGCCGACGTACAAGGCTCACTCACCTCTGTTATTGATAGTCTTAAGCTTGTTGAAACAAATGGCGAGATCACGCTGAGGATCGTCGGAAGCGGTGTAGGCAATATTTCTGAGAATGACATTCGTCTCGCGGCAAATGAAGAAACCATCATCTATGGGTTTAATGTTGAACTACCACCAGCTGTTAAGCGCCTCGCAATGCGCGATAAAGTACAAGTCCGTCTCTATAAAGTTATCTACGAATTGCTTGATGACGCTAAAACTTCCATGGAGAATCTTCTTGCGCCAGAGGTAGTGGAGACAGAAGTCGGCCAACTGACAGTTAAGGGTGTCTTCCGAACGCTTAAAGATGTAGTAATTGCCGGCGGCGAAGTGACAAAAGGCAAGGTAACTGCCAATGTGTTGGCTCGTGTAAAACGAAACGGTGAACAAGTTGCCGAAGTTGAAGTCACCAGTGTCCAGCGGCAGCAGCAAGAAGCCAAAGAGGTGTTTGAAGGTGAGATGTGCGGTCTTAGCCTTGAGACAGATAAAAAAATCCTCCTAGAAGTAGGGGATACACTCGAATTCTTCACGCGTGAACTTGTAAAGCGCACACTTCAATAA
- a CDS encoding LPXTG cell wall anchor domain-containing protein: MRRTGQGGSLLGFIIAAVVLTALLAGGVYLVHLQSSSASQPSEKPQDQPVSSPPSSDGDEKKPDTPTPRQSTPTPTPTQLPSANPESHQLPQTGPEQTFATLVGLTILSGVLVSYVRSRRTLASL; encoded by the coding sequence ATGAGAAGAACGGGTCAGGGTGGCTCACTACTTGGATTTATTATTGCTGCTGTCGTGTTGACGGCACTGCTGGCGGGCGGTGTGTATCTTGTACATTTACAGAGCTCCTCAGCTTCACAGCCATCTGAAAAGCCTCAGGACCAGCCCGTCAGTTCACCTCCTTCGTCCGACGGCGATGAAAAAAAGCCGGACACTCCAACCCCTCGGCAGTCAACCCCAACTCCAACTCCAACTCAGCTTCCATCGGCCAATCCTGAGTCACATCAGCTTCCACAAACGGGTCCCGAACAAACGTTCGCCACACTAGTTGGTCTGACGATTCTTAGCGGAGTCCTCGTTTCCTACGTGCGCTCCCGTCGCACACTGGCCTCTCTTTGA
- the def gene encoding peptide deformylase: protein MKKENIITLPNPHLREKSAKIHVVTDNVIELIDDMTSASIDWEDSRPHEISAALAAVQVDKLERVVIVRSDFDDKAIREFTALINPEIVKLEGDITYDYEGCLSVNNIYGRVPRHSKIRVKALDVQGREVRFKAEGFLARVLQHEIDHTNGILFIDHIKNVKDAFFKLDDKGELQPLDYEKHIHKNTILW from the coding sequence ATGAAAAAAGAAAATATTATTACGCTGCCCAATCCTCACCTTCGGGAAAAGTCAGCCAAGATTCATGTTGTTACAGATAATGTTATTGAACTTATCGATGACATGACAAGCGCATCAATAGACTGGGAAGACTCTCGTCCGCACGAAATTAGCGCGGCGCTCGCCGCCGTTCAGGTTGATAAATTGGAGCGGGTCGTCATCGTTCGCAGCGACTTCGATGACAAAGCCATCCGTGAGTTCACAGCACTTATTAACCCAGAGATCGTCAAACTTGAAGGCGACATCACCTATGACTACGAGGGTTGCCTCAGTGTTAACAATATCTATGGTCGGGTTCCGCGCCATTCGAAAATCCGCGTCAAAGCACTTGATGTTCAGGGCCGCGAAGTTCGCTTCAAGGCGGAAGGATTCCTTGCTCGCGTCCTTCAGCACGAAATCGATCATACCAACGGCATTCTGTTTATTGATCACATTAAAAACGTAAAAGATGCTTTCTTTAAGCTCGACGACAAAGGCGAGCTACAACCGCTAGACTATGAAAAACACATCCATAAAAATACTATTCTTTGGTAA
- a CDS encoding methionyl-tRNA formyltransferase, whose amino-acid sequence MKNTSIKILFFGNERLVSGLKRTDAPVLKGLIERGYDIRAIISHHSNSHSRNQRLLEVAEIGKQNDIPVLLPSKPTDIFDQIAGYKADVAILVAYGRIIPQKIIDLFPMGIINIHPSLLPKYRGPTPIESAIINGDSQTGVSIMRLTAGMDSGPVYGQTAVPLSQTEDKFDAYGKLSQAGSELLFKLLPSILDGSLQPSNQNESEATYSPLLNKADGQLDLTTLTATQAERRIRAYLGFPKTNLIINNYSVIVTKAHTVKTKETSLDLECKDASYLHIDELIAPSGRIMDGEAFLRGYTA is encoded by the coding sequence ATGAAAAACACATCCATAAAAATACTATTCTTTGGTAATGAACGCCTTGTCAGTGGCCTGAAACGCACGGATGCGCCTGTTTTAAAGGGCCTCATCGAACGTGGGTATGACATTCGGGCAATCATATCCCACCACAGTAATTCCCACTCGCGAAATCAACGCCTCTTAGAGGTAGCCGAGATTGGCAAACAAAACGACATTCCCGTCCTACTTCCAAGTAAGCCGACTGATATATTCGACCAGATTGCCGGATATAAGGCCGACGTCGCAATACTTGTTGCTTACGGACGGATCATCCCCCAAAAAATCATCGATCTCTTTCCCATGGGTATCATAAATATTCACCCTTCCCTCCTGCCAAAGTATCGAGGACCTACCCCTATAGAGTCAGCCATCATTAATGGCGATTCTCAAACAGGCGTTTCCATCATGCGACTAACCGCAGGCATGGATAGCGGTCCCGTATACGGTCAAACAGCCGTCCCGCTTAGTCAAACCGAAGATAAGTTCGATGCATACGGCAAGCTCTCACAAGCCGGCTCTGAGCTACTATTCAAGCTTCTCCCTTCTATTCTTGATGGATCGCTTCAGCCATCCAACCAAAATGAATCAGAGGCCACCTATAGCCCCCTGCTTAATAAAGCTGATGGCCAACTCGACCTAACGACCCTTACGGCCACCCAAGCCGAAAGGCGCATCCGCGCCTATCTGGGCTTTCCAAAAACAAATCTGATAATCAACAATTATTCAGTCATCGTGACCAAGGCGCACACGGTCAAAACTAAAGAAACATCTCTTGATCTTGAATGCAAGGATGCTTCATATCTTCATATTGATGAACTCATCGCACCTAGTGGGCGAATAATGGACGGTGAGGCGTTCCTAAGAGGCTATACTGCCTGA
- a CDS encoding S1 RNA-binding domain-containing protein, whose product MATKASITMDDLLAGADESVKQLTAGEVITGKVLSVRKHEVLIDLGAQGVGYVPRREVGFSKNLAQGDEVTASVVDAELENGYSLLSLRKAAKDRGWEEVAAKLESGDIIEVSPYDANRGGLLVEYEGVRGFLPVSQLSAEHYPRVGSSDKDEILQRLNALVGQTLKVRILDSDRKANKLIFSEKEAIKDGLATRFAQLKIGDKVTGVVTGVVDFGVFVNVEGIEGLVHISEISWERVNNPGDYVKVGQTIEAKIIAIDKDRLSLSMKQLTQDPWLDEVEQFKPGDKVEGTVTRITPFGAFVQISPAVEALVHISELGDGNDVDPEKVFTLNERKNFVILDVDKENRKISLSLADKKK is encoded by the coding sequence ATGGCAACTAAAGCCTCAATAACAATGGATGACCTGCTGGCTGGCGCTGATGAAAGCGTAAAACAGCTTACCGCAGGCGAAGTAATTACAGGAAAGGTACTTTCGGTTCGGAAGCACGAGGTGCTTATTGATCTTGGAGCACAAGGTGTAGGATACGTTCCTCGCCGCGAAGTTGGATTCTCGAAGAATCTTGCTCAGGGCGATGAAGTGACCGCTAGTGTTGTAGATGCAGAACTTGAGAATGGCTACTCACTCCTTTCACTCCGTAAGGCCGCTAAGGACCGTGGATGGGAAGAGGTGGCAGCTAAGCTCGAAAGCGGCGACATCATCGAAGTATCTCCATACGATGCAAACCGTGGTGGTCTGCTTGTAGAATACGAAGGCGTTCGTGGTTTCCTGCCTGTTTCGCAGCTTTCTGCTGAACACTACCCACGTGTCGGCTCAAGCGATAAGGATGAAATCCTCCAGCGTCTTAATGCGCTTGTTGGCCAAACCCTCAAGGTTCGTATCCTTGATAGCGACCGCAAGGCAAACAAGCTTATCTTCAGCGAGAAGGAAGCAATCAAGGACGGCCTCGCAACCCGTTTCGCACAGCTTAAGATCGGCGACAAAGTAACGGGCGTTGTTACCGGTGTTGTTGACTTCGGTGTATTTGTAAACGTCGAAGGTATTGAAGGCCTCGTGCACATCTCTGAAATCAGTTGGGAGCGTGTAAACAACCCAGGCGATTACGTAAAGGTTGGTCAAACTATTGAAGCAAAGATTATTGCTATCGATAAAGATCGCCTCAGCCTGAGCATGAAGCAACTTACCCAGGACCCATGGCTCGACGAAGTTGAACAGTTTAAGCCAGGTGATAAAGTTGAGGGTACCGTGACGCGTATCACGCCGTTCGGTGCATTTGTACAAATCAGCCCAGCCGTCGAAGCTCTGGTTCATATCTCTGAACTTGGCGACGGTAACGACGTAGATCCTGAAAAGGTATTCACGCTCAACGAGCGCAAGAACTTTGTCATCCTTGACGTTGATAAAGAAAACCGCAAGATCTCACTAAGTCTTGCAGACAAAAAGAAGTAA
- the priA gene encoding primosomal protein N' produces MHYYEVAPNQIIRAGSNVFTYASDTTLSIGALVEIPIGKKLLVGIVVREVKKPSFVTKPVSKIIEDTPLPKPLVSTALWISNYYATPLALVLQALLPRGLQKKRRERTQSLRSSIRERTQILLNKDQSRAVEYFEAMPPGTALLHGVTGSGKTRVYIELAQKAYKRGQSIILLVPEIALTSQLVDEFSSHFSNVILTHSKQTEAERHNLWSTVLHSTRPQIIIGPRSALFLPAKNLGFIIIDEFHEPSFKQEQSPRYSALRVASILGNSHGAKVIFGSATPPVADYYALKQSNRPIITLPTQAQKDTVKPDIQLVDMTKRANFKKHRFLSETLVQAMENTLSENKQVLIFHNRRGSASTTLCENCGWTAICPHCFIPFTLHTDTHTLRCHICDTTEKIPTHCPFCQSVDIIYKGIGTKLIESELKKKFPNKKIVRFDADSDSDKTVEKMYKELYDGTIDIIIGTQVIAKGLDLPHLRTVGVIQADAGLVLPDYSTSERTFQLLAQVVGRVGRSHHSTQVVVQSYQPNHPAVRDGLTQNYNDFYKNMLRIRRDGRFPPFAYLLKLTCIYKTEAAAIRNATEFAKKLRQNPSTQILGPTPAFYERQGDSFRWQLTIKSARRSDLVAIIPTLPATHWQFELDPPSLL; encoded by the coding sequence ATGCACTACTATGAGGTGGCTCCAAATCAAATTATTCGCGCAGGCAGCAATGTCTTTACATATGCATCCGATACGACTCTCTCAATAGGGGCATTGGTTGAGATTCCCATAGGGAAAAAGCTGCTCGTGGGTATTGTAGTGCGTGAAGTAAAAAAGCCCTCATTTGTTACAAAACCCGTTTCAAAAATCATCGAAGACACTCCCCTCCCCAAGCCTCTTGTTTCTACAGCCTTATGGATCAGCAACTATTATGCCACACCTCTCGCACTTGTCTTGCAAGCATTACTCCCAAGAGGCCTCCAGAAGAAACGCCGCGAGCGAACGCAATCCCTCCGCTCGTCGATTCGAGAGCGAACACAAATTTTACTCAATAAAGATCAGTCTCGAGCAGTAGAATACTTTGAAGCGATGCCTCCCGGCACCGCTCTGCTTCACGGTGTCACAGGCTCCGGCAAAACCCGAGTATACATTGAGCTGGCACAAAAAGCATATAAACGAGGGCAATCTATCATTCTTCTCGTGCCTGAGATCGCCCTCACTTCGCAACTCGTCGATGAATTCTCGTCACACTTTTCCAACGTAATCCTCACACACTCAAAACAAACGGAAGCCGAGCGTCATAACCTATGGAGCACCGTTCTTCACAGTACTCGGCCTCAAATTATCATCGGCCCACGATCCGCTCTTTTTCTTCCCGCCAAAAATCTTGGTTTTATCATTATAGATGAGTTTCACGAGCCAAGTTTTAAGCAAGAACAATCGCCGCGATATTCGGCTCTTCGCGTAGCCAGTATACTTGGCAATAGTCACGGAGCAAAGGTGATTTTCGGAAGCGCTACACCTCCCGTAGCCGACTATTATGCTCTAAAGCAATCCAACCGACCCATTATCACACTACCAACGCAGGCCCAAAAAGATACAGTTAAGCCAGACATTCAACTCGTTGATATGACGAAGCGAGCAAACTTCAAAAAGCACCGCTTCCTCTCTGAGACTCTTGTTCAAGCCATGGAAAATACTCTTAGCGAAAACAAACAGGTGCTTATTTTTCACAATAGACGCGGCAGTGCCAGCACAACATTATGTGAAAACTGTGGCTGGACAGCAATCTGTCCTCACTGTTTTATCCCATTTACCCTCCATACCGACACCCACACTTTGCGCTGCCATATCTGTGATACCACCGAGAAAATTCCTACACACTGCCCTTTTTGTCAGAGCGTCGATATCATATACAAAGGTATAGGCACAAAACTGATCGAATCGGAATTAAAGAAAAAATTCCCGAATAAAAAAATTGTTCGATTTGATGCAGACAGCGATTCCGATAAGACGGTGGAGAAAATGTATAAGGAATTGTACGATGGAACAATCGATATCATTATTGGCACCCAGGTTATCGCCAAAGGTCTTGATCTTCCCCATTTGCGAACAGTTGGCGTTATCCAAGCCGATGCGGGGCTCGTCCTTCCGGACTACAGCACAAGTGAACGCACATTCCAGCTCCTCGCCCAGGTTGTCGGTCGTGTTGGCCGGTCACATCACTCTACACAAGTAGTCGTGCAGAGCTACCAGCCCAATCACCCCGCAGTTAGAGACGGTCTGACACAAAATTATAATGACTTTTACAAGAACATGCTTCGCATACGTAGGGATGGTCGCTTTCCACCTTTTGCGTATCTATTGAAACTCACGTGCATATACAAAACCGAAGCTGCTGCGATTCGTAATGCAACAGAATTTGCAAAAAAACTTCGCCAAAACCCTTCAACCCAAATACTCGGCCCCACGCCAGCATTTTATGAGCGGCAAGGCGATTCTTTCCGCTGGCAACTTACTATTAAGTCGGCTCGTCGCTCAGACCTTGTCGCGATCATACCCACGCTTCCGGCCACACATTGGCAATTCGAGCTTGATCCTCCCAGCCTACTGTAA